Proteins encoded in a region of the Acidimicrobiia bacterium genome:
- a CDS encoding ABC transporter ATP-binding protein, translating into MPPLLSVEGLRVSINRAGDERVVVNGIDLTVDEGEALVLVGESASGKSLIACGVVDLLSPGARVVGGRTVFEGHVLQDLPDADWRRLVGMGIGVMLQDAIGSLYPMDLIGLQSGEVLGAHGEELSQEEVAERVHDAFGEVALPKRRMMGAYADEVSRGQAQRAMLAAALLSAPRLLIADEPLSGLDVTVAQQVLALIDDLRRKRGMGLLLVTHDMAVAAGVADRVAVVYGGAIVEEGPVDEIFFRPKHPYTAGLLGSVPGLGLGRLRPIEGEAPDLFELPRGCSFANRCEFAVDRCRLETPVARPVGSVSVACHRAEELSLVGVG; encoded by the coding sequence ATGCCTCCCCTGCTTTCCGTCGAGGGACTCCGGGTGTCGATCAACCGGGCCGGTGACGAGCGCGTCGTCGTGAATGGGATTGACCTGACCGTGGACGAGGGAGAGGCCCTCGTACTCGTGGGTGAATCCGCATCCGGGAAGAGCCTCATCGCCTGCGGGGTGGTCGATCTCCTCAGTCCCGGAGCGCGGGTGGTCGGTGGTCGCACCGTTTTCGAGGGCCACGTGCTTCAGGACCTCCCCGATGCCGATTGGCGGCGGCTGGTCGGGATGGGGATCGGGGTGATGTTGCAGGACGCCATCGGGTCGCTGTATCCGATGGACCTGATCGGATTGCAGTCCGGTGAGGTGCTCGGGGCCCACGGCGAAGAACTCAGCCAGGAGGAGGTCGCCGAGCGGGTCCACGATGCCTTCGGCGAGGTCGCCCTGCCCAAGCGGCGGATGATGGGCGCCTACGCCGACGAGGTGTCGCGTGGTCAGGCTCAGCGGGCGATGCTGGCTGCGGCCCTGCTGTCGGCCCCCCGACTTCTCATCGCCGATGAGCCCCTCTCGGGTCTCGACGTCACTGTGGCCCAGCAGGTCCTCGCCCTCATCGACGACCTGAGGCGTAAGCGGGGCATGGGCCTGCTCCTGGTGACCCACGACATGGCGGTAGCGGCGGGGGTCGCCGATCGGGTGGCCGTGGTGTACGGAGGTGCGATCGTCGAGGAGGGTCCGGTCGACGAGATCTTCTTCAGGCCCAAGCATCCGTACACGGCGGGCCTGCTCGGGTCGGTACCGGGTCTCGGGCTCGGGCGGTTGCGGCCGATCGAAGGCGAGGCCCCTGACCTGTTCGAGTTACCGCGGGGATGTTCCTTCGCCAATCGATGTGAGTTCGCCGTCGACCGGTGCCGCCTGGAGACCCCGGTGGCGCGTCCGGTCGGATCCGTCAGTGTCGCCTGCCACCGAGCCGAGGAGCTGTCCCTCGTCGGGGTGGGTTGA
- a CDS encoding ATP-binding cassette domain-containing protein, with translation MTGSVVVVVVVSSAASGIAHRADHRPGEMSGGEQQRVALARAIVHNPKAILADEPTGELDTSTAAYVLDMLRKVARGGAAVVIATHDPISLDFVDTAYFVRDGTLHLPDREELQLWVDEGKGSLAQHS, from the coding sequence GTGACGGGCTCGGTCGTGGTGGTGGTCGTCGTTTCCTCAGCCGCGAGTGGCATCGCCCACCGCGCCGACCACCGACCCGGCGAGATGTCGGGCGGCGAGCAGCAGCGGGTCGCGTTGGCGAGGGCCATAGTGCACAACCCCAAGGCGATCCTCGCCGACGAGCCCACCGGCGAACTCGACACATCGACCGCCGCCTACGTGCTCGACATGCTGCGCAAGGTGGCTCGGGGCGGCGCCGCCGTGGTGATCGCAACCCACGACCCGATCTCCCTCGACTTCGTCGACACCGCCTACTTCGTCCGCGACGGCACCCTCCACCTCCCCGACCGCGAAGAACTCCAGCTGTGGGTGGACGAGGGGAAGGGCAGTTTGGCTCAGCACAGCTGA
- the dcd gene encoding dCTP deaminase: MILSDISIRAAIELGRIEIDPFDPAMVQPSSVDVRVDRYFRVFENHRYALIDPKQPQEDLTTEVATAVDAPFVLHPGEFVLGSTLEVVRLADDLVARLEGKSSLGRLGLLIHSTAGFVDPGFEGHLTLELSNVANLPIAIYPGMRIGQLSFYELTTAAENPYGSGEAGSKYQGQRGPTPSRVHEDPFFESG, translated from the coding sequence GTGATCCTCTCCGACATCTCCATCCGGGCCGCTATCGAGCTCGGTCGCATCGAGATCGACCCGTTCGACCCGGCGATGGTCCAGCCGTCGAGCGTCGACGTTCGCGTCGACCGGTACTTCCGGGTCTTCGAAAATCACCGGTACGCCCTCATCGACCCCAAGCAACCGCAGGAGGACCTGACCACCGAGGTGGCCACTGCCGTCGATGCCCCGTTCGTGCTGCACCCCGGTGAGTTCGTCCTCGGTTCGACGCTTGAGGTGGTCCGGCTCGCCGACGACCTCGTGGCGAGGCTCGAGGGGAAATCGTCCCTGGGTCGACTTGGCCTCCTGATCCACTCGACCGCCGGCTTCGTCGACCCGGGATTCGAAGGACACCTGACGCTAGAGTTGTCGAACGTAGCCAACCTGCCGATCGCCATCTACCCCGGGATGCGCATCGGCCAGCTGTCGTTCTATGAGCTCACCACCGCCGCCGAGAACCCCTACGGCTCCGGTGAGGCAGGATCTAAGTACCAGGGCCAGCGGGGCCCGACCCCCAGCCGGGTGCACGAAGACCCCTTCTTTGAGAGCGGGTAG